The Paraburkholderia sp. D15 genome has a segment encoding these proteins:
- a CDS encoding SET domain-containing protein-lysine N-methyltransferase — MRRVTVRKSSIHGRGVFALQAITAGERILEYRGEVTSWRRAAARHKRSGSPGHTFLFGLADGRVIDGSVGGNSARWLNHSCRPNCEAIEDERGRIFIESIRDVLPGDELFIAYGLTLDEAVTPELVADYACQCATKRCKGSMLAELGR, encoded by the coding sequence GTGCGGCGTGTGACGGTCAGGAAATCTTCAATTCATGGGCGGGGCGTTTTTGCGCTGCAGGCTATCACCGCTGGCGAGCGGATCCTTGAATATCGTGGCGAGGTCACCTCCTGGCGGCGGGCCGCTGCCAGGCACAAGCGTTCCGGATCGCCCGGTCACACGTTTCTCTTCGGCCTGGCTGACGGACGCGTAATTGATGGCAGCGTGGGTGGCAACAGTGCCCGCTGGCTGAACCATTCCTGCAGGCCGAACTGTGAGGCGATCGAGGATGAGCGGGGGCGCATTTTTATCGAGTCGATCCGTGACGTGCTGCCGGGCGACGAGCTTTTTATCGCCTACGGGCTCACGCTTGATGAAGCGGTCACTCCCGAATTGGTCGCCGACTATGCCTGCCAATGTGCGACGAAGCGGTGTAAGGGATCGATGCTGGCTGAGCTCGGCCGCTAG